The Zestosphaera sp. genome includes a window with the following:
- a CDS encoding V-type ATP synthase subunit B — translation MVLSLSVKEVRRALSARGSLLLVKSVEGIKYGEVVEVVLPNGESRVGQVIDVGKDISVIQVFGGVSEINVDLIRVRFKGETLKIPVSLDMFGRIFDGLGNPIDGGPKIIPEDWLDINGAPLNPAMREPPSEFIETGISAIDALFSIVRGQKLPIFSGAGLPHNRIAAQIVRQATVRGKEERFAVIFAAIGVTYEEAYFFIESLKKAKNIENVISFINTASSPVIERIAVPRVALTTAEFLAWKHDIHVLVIMSDMTNYAEALRELSAAREEVPGRRGYPGYMYTDLATIYERAGKVTGKKGSVTQMPILTMPDDDITHPIPDLTGYITEGQIVLSRDMFRKGLYPPVDVLLSLSRLMKDGIGPGKTREDHYQVFMQMIAAYTEGQYLRELSAIIGAESLSERDRKYLNFADLFERKFINQGENERRDIETTLDLGWEVLSVLPEEELKLISIENIRKYHPKYRSSVGASVTTDAQAG, via the coding sequence GTGGTTCTTAGCTTAAGTGTTAAAGAAGTTAGGAGAGCGTTAAGTGCTAGGGGGTCTCTACTACTCGTTAAGTCTGTTGAGGGAATTAAATATGGTGAGGTAGTTGAGGTAGTCTTGCCTAACGGCGAGTCTAGAGTAGGTCAAGTCATAGACGTAGGTAAAGACATAAGCGTCATTCAAGTCTTTGGTGGCGTTAGCGAGATAAACGTAGACTTAATCAGAGTTAGGTTTAAGGGAGAGACTTTAAAGATTCCCGTGTCTCTAGATATGTTCGGAAGAATATTCGACGGTCTAGGAAACCCGATTGACGGCGGACCTAAAATAATTCCTGAAGACTGGCTAGACATTAACGGAGCCCCACTAAATCCTGCCATGAGAGAACCGCCGTCAGAATTCATAGAGACTGGTATTTCTGCTATAGACGCTCTCTTCTCTATAGTGAGGGGTCAGAAACTACCGATATTCAGCGGGGCTGGATTACCACATAATAGGATAGCTGCTCAGATAGTGAGGCAGGCTACTGTGAGAGGTAAAGAAGAGAGATTTGCTGTAATTTTTGCGGCTATAGGGGTGACTTACGAGGAAGCATACTTCTTCATAGAATCACTTAAGAAAGCTAAAAACATAGAGAATGTGATTTCATTCATAAATACTGCCTCGTCACCAGTGATAGAGAGGATAGCAGTTCCTAGGGTAGCTCTCACGACAGCAGAGTTTCTTGCCTGGAAACACGACATACATGTCCTAGTAATAATGAGTGACATGACAAACTATGCTGAAGCACTACGTGAGCTCTCGGCTGCCAGAGAAGAAGTTCCTGGAAGGAGGGGATACCCAGGCTACATGTACACAGACTTAGCAACAATATACGAGAGAGCAGGTAAAGTAACTGGCAAGAAAGGATCTGTTACTCAAATGCCTATACTGACGATGCCTGACGACGACATAACTCACCCAATACCTGACTTAACAGGCTATATAACTGAGGGTCAGATAGTTCTTTCGAGAGATATGTTTAGGAAGGGCTTATACCCACCTGTTGACGTCTTGCTGTCTCTTTCTAGACTAATGAAAGATGGTATAGGGCCGGGAAAGACTAGGGAAGACCACTATCAAGTCTTCATGCAGATGATAGCTGCTTACACGGAGGGTCAGTACTTGAGGGAGCTCTCAGCTATAATAGGGGCTGAGTCTCTTAGTGAGAGAGATAGGAAATATCTAAACTTTGCTGACTTATTTGAGAGGAAGTTTATTAATCAAGGAGAGAACGAACGAAGAGATATTGAGACAACGCTTGACTTAGGCTGGGAGGTTCTCTCAGTCCTGCCGGAAGAAGAGTTGAAGTTAATAAGTATTGAGAACATACGAAAATATCATCCGAAATACAGGTCTTCGGTGGGAGCTAGTGTCACAACAGATGCTCAGGCTGGCTAG
- a CDS encoding V-type ATP synthase subunit D translates to MSQQMLRLARPTKIEFIRLRRRLATARRLHRVLRDRLLILTQELVALYREVVEHRLRVHEEIVRCERELIRASSYVAPWTFEEFSNVKIASFNVVVGSRIVAGVKLPLLEHEIVEGRYDPSAYPVTLKEVSECYEDVIKRIIRLAEAEISLLEVGKEVQKVKRKVNALENLIIPRLRATIKYLRMKFEEREREDKIRRKRIKQVLSRKARI, encoded by the coding sequence GTGTCACAACAGATGCTCAGGCTGGCTAGACCTACCAAGATAGAGTTCATAAGACTCAGGCGTAGGCTAGCGACTGCTAGAAGGCTTCACCGAGTGCTTAGAGACAGGTTGCTAATCTTAACTCAAGAGTTGGTAGCTCTGTATAGGGAGGTAGTAGAGCACAGGCTGAGAGTTCATGAGGAGATAGTGAGGTGTGAGAGAGAGTTAATAAGGGCTTCATCGTATGTGGCACCCTGGACTTTCGAGGAATTCTCGAATGTTAAGATAGCGTCCTTCAATGTTGTCGTTGGTTCGAGAATAGTTGCTGGAGTTAAGCTACCATTACTTGAGCATGAAATTGTTGAGGGTCGTTATGACCCGTCAGCATACCCCGTCACGCTTAAGGAGGTGAGCGAGTGCTACGAGGACGTAATAAAAAGAATAATTAGGTTAGCTGAAGCGGAAATATCCTTACTTGAGGTAGGTAAGGAAGTCCAGAAAGTCAAGAGGAAAGTCAACGCTTTAGAAAACCTTATAATACCAAGACTTAGAGCTACCATAAAATACCTGAGAATGAAGTTTGAAGAAAGAGAAAGAGAAGACAAGATTAGGAGGAAACGTATCAAGCAAGTCTTATCACGTAAAGCACGTATATAA
- a CDS encoding DUF61 family protein, with protein sequence MGEDKTLEYLLERELRVVNSYVAAKRKTLTELLKEDYPHILTLSGDIHMFRKSELMLAKEVIGEDAERLMLPIYIELIPAQTVTTGVIREEVATKLISTLLGIHHTTPLYVYPVQLAELRRKIGTLIQYVVSPEVLKEIRDYEEVW encoded by the coding sequence ATGGGTGAGGACAAAACTCTTGAGTACTTGCTGGAGAGAGAGTTGAGAGTTGTGAACAGTTATGTGGCGGCAAAAAGAAAGACACTTACAGAACTCTTAAAAGAAGACTACCCACACATCCTCACTCTGAGTGGCGATATACATATGTTTCGTAAATCTGAGTTGATGCTCGCTAAAGAAGTTATAGGAGAAGATGCTGAGAGACTCATGTTGCCAATATACATAGAGCTAATCCCGGCGCAAACAGTCACTACGGGCGTCATAAGAGAAGAAGTAGCTACTAAGCTAATTTCTACTCTCTTAGGAATTCACCACACTACCCCACTCTACGTCTATCCAGTTCAGCTAGCAGAGTTGAGGAGAAAAATAGGAACTCTGATTCAGTACGTTGTCAGTCCTGAAGTTTTGAAGGAAATCAGAGATTACGAGGAGGTCTGGTAA
- the cca gene encoding CCA tRNA nucleotidyltransferase has product MVKLSEDLRELLEEVKKELRPTEEEIRKGFDLFKEIRESIESSLNISYDFTVSLEGSFAKGTSIRGDIDLDVFILVRKEDLNNEWIEENIIKQLLKSKLCKYPLQLKYASHPYVTLRVEDFEIDVVPAYWAKDPKEITTAVDRTPFHTRYVNSRLNEYTRDEVRLLKKFLKSMGIYGAEVKVEGFSGYLTELIVIKYESFIEALKAVSGWREGEVVIIDDKLLREHLTPRELRKLFRDDVLIVPDPVDPRRNAASAVSDRALKIAIIASNTFLAKPSRKMFFYEPRVKPHSELIKFLDESERRVLLLRYLVPRNLPPDVLWGELKRVGKRLASLLENYGFYVIDYDFWSNELDQAFIALDLASRGDLPSYEVRVGPPKVSKGLLNFITKHSSSGKTLAVWVARDGSPKVITKRKYKSVQELLSSLSSKELSAKDLTFLSIISEFTDIPEDLKKDKDFMTWLTNFVMKEYPYIELQHT; this is encoded by the coding sequence ATGGTTAAGTTGAGTGAAGACTTACGCGAGCTACTTGAGGAAGTCAAGAAAGAACTTAGACCAACAGAAGAGGAAATAAGGAAGGGTTTCGACTTATTCAAGGAGATAAGAGAATCAATAGAGTCTTCTCTAAACATAAGCTACGACTTCACAGTTTCTTTAGAAGGGTCTTTCGCTAAGGGAACCTCAATTAGGGGCGACATAGACCTTGATGTATTCATACTTGTAAGAAAAGAAGACTTAAATAATGAGTGGATTGAGGAGAATATCATAAAGCAGTTACTGAAGAGCAAGTTATGTAAGTATCCGCTTCAGCTTAAGTACGCTTCACACCCATACGTAACGCTACGAGTAGAAGACTTCGAGATCGACGTGGTGCCGGCTTACTGGGCTAAAGACCCCAAAGAGATAACGACTGCCGTAGATAGAACCCCATTCCACACCAGATACGTGAATTCTAGACTAAACGAGTACACGAGAGATGAAGTAAGGCTACTAAAGAAGTTCTTGAAAAGCATGGGTATTTACGGGGCTGAAGTAAAGGTTGAGGGATTTTCAGGATACCTCACTGAATTAATTGTGATAAAGTACGAGTCATTCATTGAAGCTCTTAAAGCTGTGAGCGGGTGGCGCGAGGGTGAGGTAGTAATAATTGATGATAAGCTACTACGAGAGCACCTAACTCCAAGAGAACTCAGAAAATTGTTTAGAGATGATGTCTTGATAGTACCAGACCCTGTCGACCCTAGGAGAAACGCCGCATCCGCAGTTTCTGACAGGGCTTTAAAGATAGCCATAATAGCTTCTAACACGTTCCTCGCAAAGCCCTCGAGAAAAATGTTTTTCTATGAACCGCGAGTAAAGCCGCATAGTGAGTTGATTAAGTTTCTTGACGAGAGTGAGAGGAGAGTCCTACTACTTAGGTATTTAGTCCCTAGAAATCTGCCTCCAGACGTTTTATGGGGAGAACTCAAGAGAGTCGGTAAGAGATTGGCTAGTTTGTTAGAGAATTACGGATTTTACGTAATAGATTATGACTTCTGGAGTAACGAGCTAGACCAGGCCTTCATAGCTTTAGACTTAGCTAGCAGAGGTGACTTACCCTCATATGAGGTCAGAGTAGGACCTCCTAAAGTTAGTAAGGGTCTCTTAAATTTTATAACGAAACACAGCTCTTCAGGCAAAACCTTAGCTGTGTGGGTAGCGAGAGACGGCTCCCCCAAAGTAATAACTAAGAGGAAATACAAGAGTGTTCAGGAATTGCTAAGCTCTCTTAGTAGTAAGGAACTCTCAGCTAAAGATTTAACCTTCTTAAGCATCATCAGTGAATTTACTGATATCCCTGAAGACCTTAAGAAAGATAAAGACTTCATGACTTGGCTTACCAACTTCGTTATGAAGGAATATCCCTACATAGAGCTTCAACATACTTAA
- the thpR gene encoding RNA 2',3'-cyclic phosphodiesterase, whose translation MRVLVRLFVAVEIENSDVLRNVTRFRDAIVSCSKGKGIKGVEDENIHLTLRFIGEVPDSYVPQISECVSRANEFTKFQVRIEGVGAFPSVSRPRVLWVGITEGFDKLRAIRNRLEECLRRYAEPDREEFVPHITVGRVKGSYDNVCLKNVVSTYENTLFGLTQVSKVKLKKSILRPEGPVYTDITVVDLKDG comes from the coding sequence TTGAGAGTCTTGGTAAGACTCTTCGTAGCTGTCGAGATAGAGAATAGCGATGTTTTGAGGAACGTGACTAGGTTTAGAGACGCTATCGTGTCTTGCTCTAAAGGAAAGGGAATTAAGGGGGTTGAGGACGAGAACATACATTTGACTCTGAGATTTATTGGTGAGGTTCCTGACAGTTACGTTCCACAAATAAGTGAGTGTGTGTCACGCGCTAACGAATTCACCAAGTTTCAGGTAAGGATTGAGGGTGTTGGTGCGTTCCCCTCCGTAAGCAGGCCTAGAGTGTTGTGGGTAGGAATTACTGAGGGCTTCGACAAATTAAGAGCTATAAGAAACAGACTAGAAGAGTGTTTAAGACGTTATGCAGAACCTGACAGAGAGGAATTCGTACCTCACATAACTGTAGGTAGGGTGAAGGGCTCTTACGACAATGTGTGCCTGAAAAACGTTGTCTCAACTTATGAGAATACGCTGTTCGGGCTTACTCAAGTAAGTAAGGTAAAACTAAAGAAGAGTATTTTGAGACCTGAGGGTCCTGTATACACGGACATCACCGTAGTCGATTTAAAGGATGGTTAA
- a CDS encoding acetyl ornithine aminotransferase family protein, translating to MFYYYDRYDPKSLPKIVVEPPGPKSREIIERDHELLMQSFVRWYPLVAKSGYGVVIEDFDGNLFVDLNSGIAVMNVGHSHPRIVKVVEEQVRKLIHYSLTDFYYEEVVEYSENLSRILPIPGKKKFFFGNSGAEAIEAAMKISKGIAGGKRPYIMAFIGSFHGRTHGAMSLTASKPAQRKGFQPLLPGIIHVPYPYPYRCPFHVDPEECGDAVIGFIEEWIFRRMVDPAEVAAVFIEPIQGEGGYVVPPDDFFPKLRKLTRDNGILLVADEVQSGFGRTGKWFAIENWGVDPDLITMAKAVASGIPLGVVGGREEVMSLPPGSHASTFGGNPVALKAGTEVIKIIESEKLLENAEKVGSYVLKRAKEWMDQYEIVGDVRGKGLMIGIELVKNRKTKEYARKELESFLTKCFKKGVAVIGAGFSAIRIAPPLVISQEIMERSMNIMEEVLKEVMREHSIA from the coding sequence GTGTTTTATTATTATGACAGGTACGATCCTAAGAGTCTGCCTAAAATAGTTGTAGAGCCGCCTGGTCCTAAGTCTAGGGAGATTATCGAGAGAGATCATGAGTTGCTAATGCAGTCTTTTGTTAGGTGGTACCCTCTCGTTGCTAAGAGTGGGTACGGAGTTGTGATAGAGGATTTTGACGGTAATTTATTCGTTGACCTCAACTCAGGTATTGCTGTCATGAATGTCGGGCATAGTCACCCTAGGATAGTTAAGGTTGTTGAAGAACAAGTCAGGAAACTAATACATTATTCACTCACAGACTTCTACTACGAGGAAGTAGTTGAGTATTCTGAGAACTTGTCTAGGATACTCCCCATTCCTGGTAAGAAGAAATTCTTCTTCGGTAACAGCGGTGCTGAGGCTATTGAGGCCGCAATGAAGATCAGTAAAGGTATTGCCGGAGGTAAGAGACCGTATATAATGGCTTTCATAGGCTCTTTTCACGGTAGAACGCACGGAGCAATGTCTTTAACAGCTAGCAAGCCAGCACAGAGGAAAGGCTTCCAGCCACTACTTCCTGGAATAATCCACGTTCCCTACCCATACCCGTATAGGTGCCCGTTCCACGTAGACCCTGAAGAATGCGGTGACGCGGTAATAGGGTTTATAGAAGAGTGGATATTTAGAAGAATGGTAGACCCTGCAGAAGTTGCTGCAGTGTTCATAGAGCCTATACAGGGTGAGGGAGGCTACGTAGTACCGCCTGATGACTTCTTCCCCAAACTAAGGAAGCTAACGAGAGACAACGGGATACTACTAGTCGCTGACGAAGTTCAGAGCGGGTTTGGGAGGACTGGCAAGTGGTTTGCGATAGAGAATTGGGGTGTAGACCCAGACTTAATAACTATGGCTAAAGCGGTAGCCTCGGGCATACCGTTAGGTGTAGTGGGTGGGAGAGAAGAAGTGATGAGTCTGCCACCAGGGTCTCACGCAAGCACTTTCGGGGGGAACCCTGTAGCTCTGAAAGCTGGCACTGAAGTCATAAAGATAATTGAGAGTGAGAAGCTTCTTGAGAACGCTGAGAAAGTTGGTAGTTACGTGCTGAAGAGAGCTAAGGAATGGATGGACCAGTACGAGATAGTTGGTGATGTGAGAGGGAAAGGTTTGATGATAGGGATAGAATTAGTCAAGAACAGAAAGACTAAAGAGTACGCTAGGAAGGAATTAGAGTCTTTCCTAACCAAGTGTTTTAAGAAAGGTGTTGCAGTGATAGGTGCTGGGTTCTCAGCTATAAGGATAGCACCTCCCCTAGTCATATCGCAAGAAATAATGGAGAGGTCGATGAACATAATGGAAGAAGTCCTTAAGGAGGTTATGAGGGAACACAGTATTGCTTGA
- a CDS encoding MoaD/ThiS family protein: MRVRVTFLGRASDLVEGRRVYEVELSEGSTLADLLKIIRDKISRRVGEGILEGRLFLYISVNGVGVLNLNHVLRDGDSVTFLTPEMGG, encoded by the coding sequence GTGAGGGTACGAGTAACATTCCTTGGTAGAGCTAGTGATTTAGTTGAGGGCAGAAGAGTTTATGAAGTTGAGTTGAGCGAGGGCTCAACGCTTGCTGACCTCCTAAAAATTATTAGAGACAAGATTAGTAGGAGAGTTGGTGAGGGGATTCTTGAGGGGAGGCTCTTCCTATACATATCAGTCAACGGAGTTGGTGTACTTAACTTAAATCATGTTCTTAGAGACGGCGACAGCGTGACTTTCTTAACACCGGAGATGGGTGGTTGA
- a CDS encoding DNA polymerase sliding clamp gives MSFTAPDARVWSHVIEATGKFSETGVFVLKPDALHIRAIDPSRTAMIEFYIPKEAFESYEPVTEKTVYLSMEDLSKILKSAGRNDKLSMSFSEDSMRIEFSDGIVTRIFKIPLRLEIAHEEIPSLELEYSNKYVMSGDTLYEALASIEKVGDVLRVSGDESTLVLKSLGDLGEAEVILSLEKGVLKEADVKHPGFEVSYSIDYLSYMKKPIKSSDEVAVMVDNDLPICLELRFLSGSKLSYYVAPRTE, from the coding sequence TTGAGTTTTACGGCTCCTGATGCTAGAGTGTGGTCTCACGTTATAGAAGCTACGGGTAAGTTTAGCGAGACAGGCGTCTTCGTGCTCAAGCCAGACGCTCTCCATATTAGGGCTATAGACCCCTCAAGAACTGCTATGATAGAGTTCTACATCCCTAAAGAAGCTTTCGAATCTTACGAGCCAGTGACTGAGAAAACCGTCTACTTAAGCATGGAAGACTTAAGCAAGATACTCAAGAGTGCTGGGAGGAATGATAAGCTCTCAATGTCTTTCTCAGAAGACAGCATGAGAATAGAATTCTCTGACGGCATAGTGACTAGGATATTCAAAATACCTCTGAGGCTTGAGATCGCGCACGAGGAGATCCCGAGCCTAGAACTAGAGTACTCGAATAAGTACGTGATGAGCGGCGACACACTATACGAAGCACTAGCGAGCATCGAGAAAGTTGGTGACGTGCTCAGAGTGAGTGGCGACGAGTCTACGTTGGTGCTGAAGTCTCTCGGCGACTTAGGTGAGGCAGAAGTGATATTGAGTCTTGAGAAAGGAGTTCTTAAAGAAGCTGACGTTAAGCACCCAGGGTTTGAAGTATCCTACAGTATTGACTACTTATCATACATGAAGAAACCTATTAAATCAAGCGATGAAGTAGCCGTCATGGTAGACAACGACCTGCCCATATGTCTCGAGCTGAGGTTCCTCTCGGGAAGCAAGTTGAGTTACTATGTCGCGCCGAGGACAGAGTGA
- a CDS encoding exosome complex RNA-binding protein Csl4, whose amino-acid sequence MRLENISKLRLVPGDEVCVVEEFLPGRGTYEVGGRVRSAVIGYPITNLDLRIVEVKCVNDKIHLPAVGVLVYGFVISMKEDYALVKIFSDSKCVKYSTPFTGILHASQVHEKYVRSVYDFVKPGDVLKARVISESPPYHLSIRERQLGVITAYCSVCGAELVKQGNTLACPNCKTTEGRKTSPEYGSLKCV is encoded by the coding sequence ATGAGGCTGGAAAACATAAGTAAGTTGAGGCTTGTTCCAGGAGATGAAGTCTGCGTTGTTGAGGAGTTCCTGCCCGGTAGAGGGACATACGAGGTGGGGGGCAGAGTCAGGTCTGCAGTCATAGGTTATCCTATAACTAACCTAGACTTAAGAATAGTTGAAGTCAAGTGTGTCAACGACAAGATTCACTTACCTGCTGTAGGTGTCTTAGTTTACGGCTTTGTTATTTCTATGAAGGAAGACTACGCGTTAGTCAAGATCTTCAGTGATTCTAAGTGTGTCAAGTACTCCACTCCCTTCACGGGGATTCTACACGCTTCTCAAGTGCATGAGAAGTACGTGAGGAGCGTCTATGACTTTGTTAAGCCTGGAGACGTGCTTAAAGCTCGAGTGATTTCAGAGAGCCCGCCCTACCACCTTAGTATTAGGGAGCGTCAGTTGGGTGTCATTACTGCGTACTGTAGTGTCTGCGGGGCTGAGCTAGTTAAGCAGGGCAACACGCTTGCGTGCCCTAACTGCAAGACTACTGAAGGAAGGAAGACATCCCCAGAATACGGGTCTCTCAAGTGTGTTTGA
- a CDS encoding DNA-directed RNA polymerase subunit L translates to MNVRVRKYADKELVLEIEGEDHTLANLLAKSALSNPHTKLATYVIEHPLVGAPVLRIVTDGTDPLQVLKEVVSSARGEAEQVLKAVSKALGTEE, encoded by the coding sequence GTGAATGTAAGAGTGCGCAAGTATGCTGATAAGGAGCTGGTTTTAGAGATTGAGGGAGAAGACCATACTTTAGCTAACCTCCTAGCTAAGTCTGCTTTAAGTAATCCACACACGAAGTTAGCTACTTACGTCATCGAGCACCCCCTAGTAGGAGCCCCGGTCCTCAGGATAGTTACTGACGGGACCGACCCGCTCCAAGTTCTCAAGGAAGTAGTGAGTAGTGCTAGGGGGGAAGCTGAGCAAGTACTTAAAGCAGTTAGTAAGGCTTTAGGCACGGAAGAATAA
- a CDS encoding transcription factor S, producing the protein MSYFCPKCGSLMTAKKESGKTVLVCPRCGYRREPSQQDKKLPTLSKKITHSEREKLYVISSEDSMKTMPRVKGVKCPKCGNDEAFYYVMQTRRADEPPTRFYKCTKCGHTWREYE; encoded by the coding sequence ATGTCGTATTTTTGCCCTAAGTGCGGGTCTCTGATGACTGCTAAGAAAGAAAGCGGTAAGACTGTGTTAGTATGTCCTAGGTGCGGCTACAGAAGAGAGCCCTCACAGCAAGACAAGAAATTACCGACGCTATCTAAGAAGATAACTCACAGCGAGAGAGAAAAGCTATACGTGATATCGTCAGAAGACAGTATGAAAACAATGCCTAGAGTTAAGGGCGTTAAGTGCCCTAAGTGCGGCAATGATGAGGCGTTCTACTACGTAATGCAGACTAGGAGAGCTGACGAACCACCCACAAGATTCTATAAGTGTACTAAGTGCGGGCATACCTGGAGAGAATACGAGTAG
- a CDS encoding METTL5 family protein, whose translation MRRVSKKWLGMIVSRVPGFKAPKEELEQYVTPPDIVADLVWSAFMSGEIEGRVVHDLGCGTGRLALASSILSSKYVVCSDVDEDALSIAGEVLTAGSPAPHDLVLADLRRAPPFRSSDCVVVMNPPFGVKSRGADVDFLKTALTICNTVYSIHKLSEGFHDVLEEIMRSLNSRYEFLKVVKFPLRASLSKHRKRVIFVDSVIIRASRNIKDSLT comes from the coding sequence ATGAGAAGAGTATCTAAAAAATGGTTAGGTATGATTGTTTCCAGAGTGCCGGGCTTCAAGGCGCCTAAGGAGGAGCTAGAGCAGTACGTAACTCCTCCTGACATAGTTGCAGACTTGGTGTGGTCTGCTTTCATGTCTGGCGAGATTGAGGGTCGTGTCGTGCACGACTTAGGGTGTGGAACAGGCAGGCTAGCACTGGCCTCATCTATACTGAGCTCTAAGTATGTCGTGTGTAGTGATGTAGATGAGGACGCGCTTAGTATTGCTGGTGAGGTCTTAACGGCTGGTTCGCCGGCACCTCACGACCTAGTCTTGGCAGACTTGAGGAGAGCACCGCCTTTCCGGAGTAGTGATTGCGTAGTAGTGATGAATCCGCCTTTCGGTGTTAAGTCTAGGGGGGCAGACGTAGACTTTCTTAAGACGGCCTTAACCATCTGCAACACGGTATACTCAATTCATAAGTTGAGTGAGGGTTTTCACGACGTACTAGAAGAAATTATGAGAAGTCTTAATTCAAGGTATGAGTTTTTAAAAGTTGTTAAATTTCCTCTAAGAGCTTCGTTAAGCAAGCACAGAAAGAGAGTAATATTTGTCGACTCAGTAATTATTAGAGCGTCACGCAATATAAAAGATTCCTTAACTTAA
- the serS gene encoding serine--tRNA ligase → MVWSTLKILRENPDLMREVLRKRFMDVSLVDKFLELDKEWRKTQTELNKLRHKHNLISSKIANLPPGEREAAVAEAKELLNKISEMEKRLDEVEKERNLVLDRMPSLLHDSVPVGPDESYNAVVRVWGKAKVQRKHLSDFLNETEGKGVRMDYEVVDKEFVGHADVLEYVLRLGDTIKAGEVAGSRFYYLFEDLVWLDFALLSYAMDYLTSKGFVLVLPPYMLRGKYMEAVEEFTAFKDALYKIEDEDLYLIATAEHPLAALHAGEIIPEDELPKLYVGVSPCFRKEAGAASRDIKGIFRVHQFHKVEQFAYTMPEQSWDVFNLLIQNAEELYKGLEIPYRVVNIASGELNLRAAMKYDLEAWYPAQGKFRELVSCSNVLDWQAYRLNVRYMRRKGMVKDYLHMLNSTAIASTRTITAILENHQNDDGTITIPKTLRRYLEVFTRAPKDYIHPAKKGKQ, encoded by the coding sequence TTGGTCTGGTCTACTCTGAAGATATTGCGCGAGAATCCTGACTTAATGAGGGAAGTACTGAGGAAGAGGTTTATGGATGTTTCCTTAGTTGATAAGTTTCTGGAGCTAGATAAGGAGTGGAGGAAGACACAGACAGAACTTAATAAGTTGAGGCACAAACACAACTTAATAAGTTCTAAAATCGCTAACCTGCCTCCTGGGGAGAGAGAAGCCGCGGTAGCTGAAGCTAAAGAGTTACTCAATAAGATATCTGAGATGGAGAAGAGGCTTGATGAGGTAGAGAAAGAAAGGAATTTAGTACTTGATAGGATGCCTTCACTACTTCACGACTCCGTCCCTGTAGGTCCTGACGAAAGCTATAATGCTGTGGTGCGTGTCTGGGGTAAAGCCAAGGTTCAGCGAAAACACTTGAGTGACTTCCTTAACGAGACTGAAGGTAAGGGTGTTAGGATGGATTACGAGGTAGTTGATAAGGAGTTCGTAGGTCATGCTGACGTACTTGAGTACGTGCTCAGGCTCGGCGACACTATTAAGGCTGGGGAGGTTGCTGGATCTAGATTCTACTACTTGTTTGAGGATCTTGTGTGGCTTGATTTCGCTCTACTCTCTTACGCTATGGACTACTTAACTAGTAAAGGCTTCGTCTTAGTTTTGCCTCCGTACATGCTTAGAGGTAAGTATATGGAGGCAGTAGAAGAATTTACAGCGTTTAAAGACGCTTTATACAAGATTGAGGATGAAGACTTATACCTCATAGCTACTGCTGAGCACCCCCTAGCAGCTCTGCACGCCGGTGAGATAATACCTGAGGACGAGCTACCTAAGCTGTACGTAGGTGTTAGTCCCTGCTTCAGGAAAGAAGCAGGTGCTGCCAGCAGAGACATTAAAGGGATCTTCAGAGTTCATCAGTTCCATAAAGTTGAGCAGTTTGCTTATACGATGCCTGAGCAGTCTTGGGACGTATTCAACCTCTTGATACAGAATGCTGAAGAACTCTATAAAGGTCTTGAAATACCTTACAGGGTAGTCAACATAGCTTCTGGAGAGCTTAACTTAAGGGCCGCTATGAAATACGACTTAGAAGCTTGGTACCCGGCTCAAGGCAAGTTCAGAGAGTTAGTGAGTTGTAGTAACGTCCTCGACTGGCAGGCTTATAGGCTAAACGTAAGGTACATGAGGAGGAAAGGGATGGTTAAAGACTACCTACACATGCTCAACTCAACAGCCATCGCTAGCACAAGGACAATTACAGCTATCTTAGAGAATCATCAAAACGATGACGGGACTATCACAATACCAAAGACTCTAAGGAGATATTTAGAAGTCTTTACTAGAGCACCTAAAGACTACATACACCCGGCTAAGAAAGGAAAACAGTAG